One Acidobacteriota bacterium genomic window carries:
- a CDS encoding undecaprenyl/decaprenyl-phosphate alpha-N-acetylglucosaminyl 1-phosphate transferase, whose translation MLLLLYLAVAAGGAMILAPLAGRLAARVGAEDRPDLARKVHREVTPRLGGLAILAGALLAVGAAVLSGSPGGERIAELPVPIAGLGVAALLIAAVGFADDVWTLSPWVKLAGELAAAGVAWAAGFRIETLDLGLGAVRLGPLAAAATILWMVAAMNALNLIDGLDGLAATMALLAVAPLAIQAVLASGPVAAVVAVALAGGVAGFLVHNAPPARQFMGSCGSLLIGLVLACLAVGTLRGKVGFNPAVPALALGVPLLDTFLAVLRRVARGENPMRADRQHLHHRLLDAGFGPRRAVAALAAVQGFFSLLAVASLLLPRELSLVPLVPAAVAAALLAHRLGYGALISGRRGRG comes from the coding sequence ATGCTCCTGCTCTTGTATCTGGCCGTCGCCGCGGGCGGCGCCATGATCCTCGCCCCCCTCGCCGGCCGCCTCGCGGCGCGCGTCGGCGCCGAAGACCGTCCCGACCTGGCGCGAAAGGTCCATCGCGAGGTGACGCCCCGGCTCGGCGGCCTGGCGATCCTCGCCGGGGCGCTGCTGGCCGTGGGGGCCGCCGTCCTGTCGGGATCGCCGGGCGGCGAGCGGATCGCCGAGCTGCCGGTGCCGATCGCCGGGCTCGGGGTCGCCGCCCTGCTGATCGCCGCCGTCGGTTTCGCCGACGACGTTTGGACGCTGAGCCCGTGGGTGAAGCTCGCGGGCGAACTGGCGGCCGCGGGGGTCGCCTGGGCAGCGGGCTTCCGCATCGAGACGCTCGATCTCGGCCTCGGGGCGGTTCGGCTCGGCCCGCTCGCCGCCGCGGCGACGATCCTCTGGATGGTCGCCGCGATGAACGCCCTGAACCTCATCGACGGGCTGGACGGCCTGGCGGCGACGATGGCGCTGCTCGCGGTCGCGCCTCTCGCGATCCAGGCGGTCCTCGCGTCGGGACCCGTCGCGGCGGTGGTGGCGGTGGCGCTGGCGGGCGGGGTCGCCGGCTTCCTGGTGCACAACGCGCCGCCGGCCCGCCAGTTCATGGGATCGTGCGGCAGCCTCCTCATCGGGCTCGTCCTGGCCTGCCTGGCGGTCGGCACGCTGCGCGGGAAGGTCGGCTTCAACCCGGCCGTGCCCGCCCTGGCCCTCGGCGTGCCCCTGCTCGACACGTTCCTCGCCGTGCTCAGGAGGGTGGCGCGGGGCGAGAACCCGATGCGCGCGGACCGGCAGCATCTCCACCACCGGCTCCTCGACGCGGGGTTCGGACCGCGCCGCGCCGTCGCGGCACTCGCCGCCGTGCAGGGCTTCTTCTCGCTGCTCGCGGTGGCGTCGCTGCTCTTGCCCCGGGAACTCTCCCTCGTGCCGCTCGTGCCGGCGGCGGTCGCCGCCGCGCTCCTCGCCCACCGACTGGGCTATGGCGC